From one Streptomyces sp. CA-210063 genomic stretch:
- a CDS encoding (2Fe-2S)-binding protein yields MTTELPDTPLELSEGPAPVPTRRTFIATTAAVGGVVAAGGLTAGSVLTDQESPAAEAPPSGRLALTVNGERRTVTIDNRTSLLDLLREHFGLTGSKKGCNAGACGACTVLVDGQRVNSCLTLAVRLEGAEVTTIEGLANGDRLHPLQAAFVEQDAFQCGFCTPGQIMSGVGCIEEGHTDSAEEIREWMSGNICRCGCYVKIVKAVDQAAHGK; encoded by the coding sequence ATGACCACCGAACTCCCGGACACACCCCTCGAACTGTCCGAAGGACCCGCGCCGGTGCCCACCCGGCGCACCTTCATCGCGACGACAGCCGCCGTCGGTGGTGTGGTCGCGGCGGGTGGCCTGACCGCGGGATCGGTCCTGACCGACCAGGAGTCGCCGGCCGCCGAGGCCCCGCCCAGCGGTCGACTCGCGTTGACCGTCAACGGCGAGCGGCGCACGGTCACGATCGACAACCGGACGTCGCTGCTGGACCTGCTGCGTGAGCACTTCGGGCTGACCGGTTCCAAGAAGGGCTGCAACGCGGGTGCCTGCGGGGCCTGCACGGTCCTGGTCGACGGGCAACGGGTCAACTCCTGTCTGACGCTGGCTGTGCGTCTGGAGGGTGCCGAGGTCACCACGATCGAGGGACTCGCCAACGGCGACCGGCTGCACCCGCTGCAGGCGGCGTTCGTCGAACAGGACGCTTTCCAGTGCGGGTTCTGCACCCCGGGTCAGATCATGTCCGGCGTCGGCTGTATCGAGGAAGGCCACACGGACTCCGCCGAGGAGATCCGGGAGTGGATGAGCGGCAACATCTGCCGCTGCGGCTGCTACGTCAAGATCGTCAAGGCGGTCGACCAGGCCGCCCACGGGAAATGA
- a CDS encoding SMP-30/gluconolactonase/LRE family protein: protein METSIAVPTATLLNKRFRLAAAIAATAAVLVSTPSASASAFASTATETSPKPVVTDVKTLASFDFTAGDSPENITVNPDNSLTVSMLGSVAGKRPALVRIAPSGRSQVIVAGQPGDTFTGNTRDRGGNIYYNVASSNSARAGVWTLPPGGTPRRIVALPTDGLPNGLALDPAGRTLYAADSNKATVWSVPVSGGKATAWLTDPTLEGDPSVPLGANGLRFHKGAVWVSNLAKGTLLRIPVTATGAPGRIHTVTSSLTGVDDFTFLNDRSDVVFAAQNGLNQVALVHPDGTTETVLTASDGLASPTSTAVRGNRLYVTNAGLAEPHDAKVQRGTIDPAALNCGRTS from the coding sequence ATGGAAACCTCCATAGCAGTCCCCACCGCAACCCTCCTGAACAAGCGGTTCAGACTCGCGGCGGCGATCGCCGCGACGGCGGCCGTTCTCGTCTCGACGCCGTCCGCGTCCGCGTCCGCATTCGCATCCACGGCGACGGAGACATCCCCGAAGCCGGTCGTCACCGACGTGAAGACCCTCGCCTCCTTCGACTTCACCGCCGGAGACTCCCCGGAGAACATCACCGTCAACCCGGACAACTCACTGACCGTCTCCATGCTCGGCAGCGTGGCGGGCAAGCGTCCGGCGCTGGTGCGGATCGCCCCGTCCGGGCGCAGCCAGGTGATCGTCGCCGGGCAGCCGGGCGACACGTTCACCGGCAACACGCGCGACCGCGGCGGCAACATCTACTACAACGTGGCCTCCTCCAACTCCGCCCGGGCCGGCGTATGGACGCTGCCCCCCGGCGGCACCCCTCGCCGCATCGTCGCCCTGCCCACCGACGGACTCCCCAACGGCCTGGCCCTCGACCCGGCGGGGCGCACCCTGTACGCGGCCGACAGCAACAAGGCCACCGTATGGAGCGTCCCGGTCTCCGGTGGAAAGGCGACCGCCTGGCTGACCGACCCCACCCTCGAAGGCGACCCGTCCGTACCCCTCGGTGCGAACGGGCTCCGCTTCCACAAGGGCGCCGTCTGGGTCTCCAACCTCGCGAAGGGCACCCTGTTGCGCATCCCGGTCACCGCCACAGGCGCCCCCGGCCGGATCCACACCGTGACCAGCAGCCTCACCGGCGTTGACGACTTCACCTTCCTCAACGACCGCTCCGACGTGGTGTTCGCCGCGCAGAACGGCCTCAACCAGGTCGCGCTCGTCCACCCCGACGGGACCACCGAGACCGTCCTGACCGCCTCGGACGGCCTCGCTTCCCCCACCTCCACCGCTGTGCGCGGAAACCGGCTCTACGTCACCAACGCCGGTCTCGCCGAGCCCCACGACGCGAAGGTGCAGCGCGGCACGATCGACCCCGCCGCGCTGAACTGTGGCCGGACCTCCTGA
- a CDS encoding TetR/AcrR family transcriptional regulator: MSGAVRTNTRDIARAAIRFELAQVAFDLFRREGFDNVTVNDLAAAAGVSRSTFLRYFGSKEDAVLGAVDAQGEQVADALRARPADEGDWTALRRALDAVTEVHRRDPDGALAMSQLIMRTPALGVRTLEKQNGWRPAIAQALAERADPSWPSLLVPLVRAAAAVDCLNVAVDRWTASDGRLDLDALLDEAFAAFALR; this comes from the coding sequence GTGAGTGGAGCAGTACGTACGAACACGAGAGACATCGCGCGGGCCGCCATTCGGTTCGAGCTGGCCCAGGTGGCCTTCGACCTGTTCCGCCGCGAGGGCTTCGACAATGTCACCGTCAATGACCTGGCGGCGGCTGCGGGAGTGTCCCGCAGTACCTTCCTGCGCTATTTCGGCAGCAAGGAGGACGCCGTCCTCGGCGCCGTCGACGCCCAGGGCGAACAGGTCGCCGATGCTCTACGCGCCCGGCCTGCCGACGAGGGTGACTGGACGGCACTGCGGCGCGCGCTGGACGCCGTCACCGAAGTCCATCGCCGGGACCCGGACGGCGCACTCGCGATGTCCCAGCTGATCATGCGCACGCCCGCGCTGGGCGTCCGCACGCTGGAGAAGCAGAACGGCTGGCGCCCCGCCATCGCCCAGGCCCTCGCCGAGCGCGCCGACCCCTCCTGGCCCTCGCTCCTGGTTCCGCTGGTGCGTGCCGCCGCCGCGGTGGACTGCCTGAACGTCGCCGTCGACCGCTGGACCGCCTCCGACGGCCGCCTCGACCTCGATGCCCTGCTCGACGAGGCCTTCGCCGCATTCGCATTGCGGTAG
- a CDS encoding Na+/H+ antiporter, translating into MLGLELVVVLCATVLVCQVAGDRLRIAPPVLLLAAGALLGFVPALREVHLPPEAMLLLFLPALLYWESLTTSLRGIRQDLRGIMLMSTALVILTAWAVAAVAHALGLPWGPAWVLGAAVAPTDATTVGVLARMLPRRSITLLRAESLINDGTALVVYGLAVGITVGEEHFSVPHVGWLFLLAYVGGAAAGAVTAWVGIQLRRRLDDPLLGNVVTIGTPFTAFLLAEEIEASGVLAVVVAGLIMSQVGPRLIGAATRRQGQAFWSLSTFLLNASLFVLVGLEVQSAVRELTSDDLTHALITVGVVSVVLVAVRFAFQFGAVYLIRLLDRRPQQRLRRMSHRARVVGGVTGFRGAVSLAVALSVPETLDSGAPFPDRDVIVFVTSGVIMLTLVVQGLLLPRVVRWARLPHDTSAEEERSLAETTAAEEALKALPEVAAGLGTAPEVAEWTRHEYETHLRVVRADDDADDAVVLRHKEDYTALSLALLARKRASVVRLRDENHIDDTVLRQVQAYLDIEEVRLSGAELSD; encoded by the coding sequence GTGCTCGGTCTCGAACTCGTCGTGGTCCTGTGCGCGACCGTGCTCGTGTGCCAGGTCGCGGGAGACCGGCTCCGTATCGCGCCGCCCGTCCTGCTGCTGGCCGCGGGGGCGCTGCTGGGATTCGTCCCGGCACTGCGCGAAGTGCATCTGCCGCCGGAGGCGATGCTGCTGCTGTTCCTCCCGGCGCTCCTGTACTGGGAGAGCCTGACGACCTCCCTGCGCGGGATCCGGCAGGACCTGCGCGGCATCATGCTGATGAGCACCGCGCTGGTCATCCTCACCGCCTGGGCCGTAGCAGCGGTCGCGCACGCCCTGGGGCTTCCCTGGGGGCCGGCCTGGGTACTCGGTGCGGCCGTCGCACCCACCGACGCGACGACGGTCGGCGTTCTCGCCCGCATGCTGCCCCGCCGCAGCATCACCCTGCTGCGCGCCGAAAGCCTGATCAACGACGGCACGGCCCTGGTCGTCTACGGACTCGCCGTCGGCATCACCGTCGGCGAGGAGCACTTCAGCGTGCCGCACGTCGGATGGCTCTTCCTCCTCGCCTACGTCGGCGGAGCCGCGGCCGGAGCCGTGACCGCCTGGGTCGGCATCCAGCTGCGCCGCCGCCTGGACGACCCCCTGCTGGGGAACGTGGTCACGATCGGTACGCCCTTCACCGCGTTCCTCCTCGCCGAGGAGATCGAGGCCTCCGGTGTCCTGGCCGTCGTGGTGGCCGGGCTGATCATGAGCCAGGTCGGCCCGCGTCTGATCGGGGCGGCGACGCGGCGGCAGGGGCAGGCGTTCTGGTCGCTGTCCACGTTCCTGCTCAACGCCTCCCTGTTCGTCCTCGTCGGCCTGGAGGTACAGTCCGCCGTCCGCGAACTGACCAGCGACGACCTCACCCACGCCCTGATCACCGTCGGAGTCGTGTCCGTCGTGCTCGTCGCCGTGCGCTTCGCCTTCCAGTTCGGCGCCGTGTACCTGATCCGTCTGCTGGACCGCCGCCCACAGCAGCGGCTGCGCCGGATGAGCCATCGGGCCCGGGTGGTCGGCGGGGTCACCGGATTCCGGGGGGCGGTGTCACTGGCCGTGGCGCTGTCGGTCCCGGAGACGTTGGATTCGGGCGCGCCCTTCCCCGACCGCGACGTGATCGTCTTCGTGACCTCCGGGGTCATCATGCTGACCCTGGTGGTGCAGGGCCTGCTCCTGCCGCGCGTGGTCCGCTGGGCCCGCCTCCCCCACGACACGTCCGCCGAGGAGGAGCGCTCCCTCGCCGAGACGACCGCCGCCGAGGAAGCCCTCAAGGCGCTGCCGGAGGTGGCCGCCGGTCTCGGCACCGCCCCGGAGGTCGCCGAATGGACGCGCCACGAGTACGAGACCCACCTGCGCGTCGTACGCGCCGACGACGATGCCGACGACGCCGTGGTCCTGCGCCACAAGGAGGACTACACCGCGCTGAGCCTCGCCCTCCTCGCCCGCAAACGCGCCAGCGTCGTCAGACTCCGCGACGAGAACCACATCGACGACACCGTGCTACGCCAGGTACAGGCCTACCTCGACATCGAGGAAGTACGCCTGTCCGGGGCCGAGTTGAGCGACTGA
- a CDS encoding FAD binding domain-containing protein, which produces MYPFSFTKASDTREALNAGRRGGRYIAGGTTLVDLMRETVERPDTLVDISDLPLRDVTVTERGGLRIGALVRMTDAAAHPKVRTLYPVISQALELSASPQLRNMATIGGNIMQRTRCTYFRDVSADCNKRDPGSGCAAREGFNRTHAILGTSDDCVATHPSDVAVAFAALEARVRLLGPDGSERTVPFADFLLKPGSTPNREQALQRGELITAVEIPALPRPLRSGYLKVRDRQSYEFALTSAAVALHIRGGVIREAKVAAGGVGTVPWKLPAVERRLIGERPSDALWAEAAGEASDGARPLQHNRFKVELLRRTVERQLRIVGESE; this is translated from the coding sequence ATGTACCCCTTCTCCTTCACCAAGGCCTCCGACACCCGTGAGGCACTCAACGCCGGGCGTCGCGGCGGGCGTTACATAGCCGGCGGCACCACCCTGGTCGACCTGATGCGTGAGACCGTCGAGCGCCCCGACACGCTCGTCGACATCAGCGACCTGCCGCTGCGGGACGTGACCGTCACCGAGCGCGGCGGCCTGCGCATCGGCGCTCTCGTACGGATGACGGACGCCGCCGCCCACCCCAAGGTGCGCACCCTCTACCCGGTCATCTCGCAGGCGCTGGAGCTGAGCGCCTCCCCCCAGCTGCGCAACATGGCCACCATCGGCGGCAACATCATGCAGCGCACCCGGTGCACGTACTTCCGGGACGTGAGCGCCGACTGCAACAAGCGGGACCCTGGCTCTGGTTGCGCCGCGCGCGAAGGCTTCAACCGCACCCACGCGATCCTCGGCACCTCCGACGACTGCGTGGCCACGCATCCCTCCGACGTCGCCGTGGCCTTTGCCGCGCTGGAGGCGCGCGTGCGTCTGCTGGGTCCGGACGGAAGTGAGCGCACCGTCCCCTTCGCCGACTTCCTCCTCAAACCCGGCAGCACCCCGAACCGCGAACAGGCCCTCCAGCGGGGTGAGTTGATCACCGCCGTCGAGATACCGGCCCTTCCGCGGCCGCTCAGGTCCGGCTACCTGAAGGTGCGGGACCGGCAGTCGTACGAGTTCGCCCTCACCTCGGCCGCCGTCGCCCTGCACATCCGCGGCGGCGTGATCCGCGAGGCGAAGGTGGCCGCCGGGGGCGTCGGCACCGTGCCCTGGAAGCTGCCCGCCGTCGAGCGCCGCCTCATCGGCGAGCGCCCCTCGGACGCGTTGTGGGCCGAGGCGGCCGGGGAGGCGTCAGACGGGGCCCGGCCCCTCCAACACAACCGTTTCAAGGTCGAGTTGCTCCGGCGAACAGTCGAGCGCCAGCTGCGCATCGTAGGAGAGAGTGAATGA
- a CDS encoding NADPH-dependent F420 reductase, producing MTKTLGLIGAGNIGSALARLAVAAGLNVVLSNSRRPEALADLVAELGEQARAATPAEAAQAGDLVVATIPLSSYDKLPAAALAGKIVIDTMNYYPDRIGHIAELDAGGLTSSTLVQRHLADSRVVKAFNNIDFVRLFTAARPAGADDRSALPIAGDDTAAKAQVAELLDALGYDAVDTGTLDDSWRSEPGTPVYVQPYLPAQPEGLTDEEMGRWFFEAAGVPVPAAKVRELTETAVRRTAGDTRATLSQD from the coding sequence ATGACCAAGACCCTCGGACTCATCGGCGCCGGCAACATCGGCAGTGCGCTGGCTCGCCTGGCCGTCGCCGCCGGCCTGAATGTCGTACTGAGCAACTCCCGCCGCCCGGAGGCCCTCGCCGACCTCGTCGCCGAACTCGGCGAGCAAGCGCGCGCGGCCACCCCCGCCGAGGCCGCGCAAGCCGGCGACCTGGTGGTGGCGACCATCCCGCTGAGCAGCTACGACAAGCTGCCGGCCGCCGCCCTGGCCGGGAAGATCGTCATCGACACCATGAACTACTACCCCGATCGCATCGGCCACATCGCCGAGTTGGACGCCGGCGGGCTGACCTCCAGCACTCTGGTGCAGCGGCACCTGGCCGACTCACGGGTGGTCAAGGCGTTCAACAACATCGACTTCGTGCGCCTGTTCACCGCAGCCAGGCCCGCCGGCGCCGACGACCGCAGTGCCCTGCCCATCGCCGGCGACGACACGGCCGCCAAGGCGCAGGTCGCCGAGCTGCTGGACGCGCTGGGCTACGACGCCGTGGACACCGGCACCCTCGACGACAGCTGGCGCAGCGAGCCGGGCACTCCCGTCTATGTCCAGCCGTACCTGCCGGCGCAGCCCGAGGGGCTGACCGACGAGGAGATGGGGCGCTGGTTCTTCGAGGCCGCAGGCGTCCCTGTGCCGGCCGCCAAAGTGAGGGAGCTGACCGAAACCGCCGTCCGGCGTACCGCGGGCGACACCCGCGCGACCCTCAGCCAGGACTGA
- a CDS encoding helix-turn-helix transcriptional regulator produces MAREQHSGGSGGTELGRFLRARRSRVTPGDVGLPASSGLRRTPGLRREELATLAGISIDYYARLERGTETRPSPSVIDAIARALRLGEAEHKHLRELAASADGNVAAPTTVPSRSVPPGTELILESLRPNPAYVVGRTFELLAANPGGLRLFAGIEDWQGEQRNLARYVFLHPAARNLFADWDGAVRSVVAWLRGLAGIEPDAPDLALIVDELLSKSPEFARMWDRYDVKGNTSGRHTYHHPDVGELALGYQGLTLNGTNSQHLVVFYAEPDTPEYDAMVLLDKAAQEKASKPSTSPAQ; encoded by the coding sequence ATGGCACGTGAGCAGCACAGTGGCGGTAGCGGCGGCACCGAGCTGGGACGCTTTCTGCGCGCACGCCGCAGCCGGGTGACGCCCGGCGACGTCGGCCTGCCGGCCTCCTCCGGATTGCGCCGCACCCCGGGGCTGCGCCGTGAGGAACTGGCCACGCTCGCCGGCATCAGCATCGACTACTACGCACGTCTGGAGCGCGGGACCGAGACCCGTCCCAGCCCGTCCGTGATCGACGCCATCGCCCGCGCTCTGCGCCTGGGGGAGGCCGAGCACAAGCACCTGCGAGAACTCGCGGCGAGCGCCGACGGGAACGTGGCCGCGCCGACGACGGTGCCGAGCCGGTCCGTACCTCCGGGCACCGAGTTGATCCTGGAGAGCCTGCGGCCCAATCCCGCGTACGTCGTCGGCCGCACCTTCGAACTGCTCGCCGCCAACCCCGGCGGACTGCGCCTGTTCGCCGGGATCGAGGACTGGCAGGGGGAGCAGCGCAACCTCGCGCGCTACGTCTTCCTCCACCCCGCCGCCCGCAACCTGTTCGCCGACTGGGACGGCGCGGTCCGCAGCGTCGTCGCATGGCTGCGCGGGCTGGCCGGCATCGAGCCGGACGCCCCCGACCTCGCGCTCATCGTCGACGAACTCCTGAGCAAGAGCCCGGAGTTCGCGCGCATGTGGGACCGCTACGACGTCAAGGGAAACACCAGTGGCCGCCACACGTACCACCATCCCGACGTCGGTGAACTCGCCCTCGGTTACCAGGGCTTGACGCTGAACGGCACCAACAGCCAGCACCTGGTCGTCTTCTACGCCGAACCCGACACCCCCGAGTACGACGCGATGGTCCTCCTCGACAAGGCCGCGCAGGAGAAGGCCTCAAAGCCGTCGACGTCGCCCGCGCAATAG
- a CDS encoding SDR family NAD(P)-dependent oxidoreductase, translated as MRGLQGKRIVIAGGATGIGAATAERLAEEGASVVVGDINLAGAEATAKDITESGGTAIAVEFDLGDEATIQALVDRTVAEFGGVDGLFNVGADLSPATLGGDVDLLEMDPAVWRRTHDVNLLGYALTCRAVLPHLLGQGGGVIVNTSSGAAWGGEPTRPAYAASKAGINALTRHIASRWGKEGIRCNVVAPGLVMGETQQEQDDQQLQAMALQYARSPRLGEPSDLAGAVAFLFSDDAAWISGQAWSIDGGMSLRG; from the coding sequence ATGAGGGGTCTGCAGGGCAAGAGGATCGTCATTGCCGGGGGCGCGACCGGCATCGGCGCGGCCACGGCCGAGCGGCTCGCCGAGGAGGGGGCCTCGGTCGTCGTCGGCGACATCAATCTCGCTGGAGCGGAAGCCACTGCCAAGGACATCACCGAGTCGGGCGGCACCGCGATCGCCGTGGAGTTCGACCTCGGTGACGAGGCCACGATTCAAGCGCTGGTCGACCGGACCGTCGCCGAGTTCGGCGGGGTCGACGGTCTCTTCAACGTCGGCGCCGACCTTTCGCCAGCCACTCTGGGCGGTGACGTCGACCTGCTGGAGATGGACCCGGCCGTGTGGCGCCGCACCCACGACGTGAACCTGCTCGGCTACGCCCTGACCTGCCGGGCAGTCCTCCCGCACCTGCTGGGCCAGGGCGGCGGCGTCATCGTCAACACCTCTTCCGGCGCGGCCTGGGGCGGCGAGCCCACGCGGCCCGCGTACGCCGCCTCCAAGGCCGGGATCAACGCGCTGACCCGCCACATCGCCTCCCGCTGGGGAAAGGAGGGCATCCGCTGCAATGTCGTCGCCCCCGGCCTGGTCATGGGCGAGACCCAGCAGGAGCAGGACGACCAGCAGTTGCAGGCCATGGCGTTGCAGTACGCCCGCAGCCCGCGGCTGGGCGAGCCCTCCGATCTGGCCGGCGCCGTCGCCTTCCTCTTCTCCGACGACGCGGCCTGGATCAGCGGCCAGGCCTGGTCGATCGACGGCGGCATGAGCCTGCGCGGCTGA
- a CDS encoding TetR/AcrR family transcriptional regulator codes for MAAGRAKTRAIARTAIRAELAQVALDLFLREGFDKVTPDDLAAAAGVSRTTFRRYFGSKEEAVLSVLDAHGRQVADAVRARPADEGDWTALRQCRRRRKPRLNRCRAT; via the coding sequence GTGGCAGCGGGGCGCGCGAAGACCCGTGCCATCGCCCGGACCGCCATACGGGCCGAACTGGCCCAGGTGGCGTTGGACCTGTTCCTGCGTGAGGGATTCGACAAGGTCACGCCGGATGACCTGGCTGCCGCTGCAGGGGTGTCCCGCACTACCTTCCGCCGGTACTTCGGCAGCAAGGAAGAGGCAGTCCTCAGCGTCCTCGACGCCCACGGCAGGCAGGTCGCCGACGCCGTACGCGCCCGCCCGGCCGACGAAGGCGACTGGACGGCGCTGCGTCAATGTCGACGGAGGCGCAAGCCTCGTCTGAACCGGTGCCGGGCGACCTGA
- a CDS encoding DUF2255 family protein produces MATAWTNDELDRVGAAEELVIASVRRNGVLSKPRTIWVVRVGDGIYVRSVYGPTSDWFRTTRSRQEGHIRAGGVDKDVSFLDADHDINGQVDAAYRSKYGHYAAEIIEAITSPKASTTTMQLVPR; encoded by the coding sequence ATGGCGACGGCATGGACGAACGACGAACTCGACAGGGTCGGGGCGGCGGAGGAGCTGGTGATCGCGTCCGTGCGCCGAAACGGTGTGCTGAGCAAGCCGCGGACCATCTGGGTCGTCCGCGTGGGTGACGGGATCTACGTCCGTTCGGTGTACGGCCCCACCTCCGACTGGTTCCGCACGACGCGTTCGCGTCAGGAGGGTCACATCCGGGCAGGTGGCGTGGACAAGGACGTCTCTTTCCTCGATGCCGACCACGACATCAATGGTCAGGTGGACGCCGCCTACCGCAGCAAGTACGGGCACTACGCCGCGGAGATCATCGAGGCCATCACGAGCCCCAAGGCGTCCACCACGACGATGCAGCTCGTGCCGCGCTGA